A stretch of the Haloarchaeobius salinus genome encodes the following:
- a CDS encoding PQQ-binding-like beta-propeller repeat protein, with protein sequence MSGYAEVAAFELPAVEASDGGVEDVALVADGDVTYVRGAARSTLRVDDEPVDVALGELVYVLTADSLVALSPENGGSRVWSLGLADEGVEGVAALPEADVVCVLTERSLVGVDGERGSRRWTVDRPYADVGGEASFVAADGRFLLGAWSFVTGVDADGERVFDADIGSALTGVGGAGGTVVAALKSDQLVGVDPDSGEVEWRTEIRPTQVTPRGDDTLLVRTADGLLSVRPDGTYESVDGLPPGAVYPARSGDPVCIYREDTLSVHRRSVDVDAVTAALAVDAIAPGEPLVVELTSTAETAGSATVTIAVDGATTARRSATVDLPADDSTTATFEVTSVEDVDAADVRVSADGVALATGSVDIERPDPPEESVDAEVSVDRVEGTTVHATLFVHNEGEVLQELRVREDDLHVGSVAPGETSRVELTESYTPGEPVERTVVDDTGTTVATATTTATDGSVAVSVDPTVGEAFLFVDVTVENPTETRVADTLTLVGVGDAGPVERTVDAAPGATWTLSVAFPGYVADGLDGNVLRARLDGAGVEDTHELSLGTSFAGMAGPSPAGGRGQSRGAAQPGGGAQHGGTTGQQSVGGGRPGHADSGGGGRGDAAGDSPSVSLRRAVADDEPAATEAFLEYLAVDTEGPVDDLTLAVDGEQFPLGSFDRGEERRYQRAHALARRGRSQLTPVAATAGGHSLAETGAMDVEVRDGPLAVRATVDASAPTVRVRGTVENRTDEFLSVEGVDVTWVGGWDIDPRGDGLGPGETVRWSGTVPHEETELTDTDDVVPITVEYDGSGRFQSLAPVERDAGTGASVASRLDPGIGRETHVADTYSKVVCNLRNVSEEPITELQLAATGDRLNDMIYVEETIQSLQPGETIEHYVDVKPAESDRELAVDLVVTCDGETDRLTLGGPVAATPDEWARSHLDEWTATWEDDEPETELSVPAHLSTAFEQTD encoded by the coding sequence GTGAGCGGCTACGCCGAAGTCGCGGCGTTCGAGCTGCCGGCGGTCGAAGCCAGCGACGGCGGGGTCGAAGACGTCGCGCTCGTCGCCGACGGCGACGTGACCTACGTCCGGGGGGCAGCGCGGTCGACGCTCCGGGTCGACGACGAGCCGGTCGACGTGGCCCTGGGCGAGCTCGTCTACGTGCTGACGGCCGACTCGCTGGTCGCGCTCTCACCGGAGAACGGTGGCTCGCGGGTCTGGTCGCTCGGCCTCGCCGACGAGGGCGTCGAGGGGGTGGCCGCGCTCCCGGAGGCCGACGTGGTCTGTGTCCTGACCGAACGGAGCCTCGTCGGCGTGGACGGCGAGCGCGGCTCGCGCCGCTGGACGGTGGACAGACCGTACGCGGACGTCGGTGGTGAGGCCTCGTTCGTCGCCGCCGACGGTCGGTTCCTGCTCGGCGCGTGGTCGTTCGTCACCGGTGTCGACGCCGACGGCGAGCGGGTCTTCGACGCGGACATCGGCAGCGCGCTCACCGGCGTCGGCGGCGCTGGCGGGACCGTCGTCGCGGCGCTGAAGTCCGATCAGCTGGTCGGCGTCGACCCCGACTCGGGCGAGGTCGAGTGGCGCACCGAGATACGACCCACGCAGGTCACGCCACGGGGCGACGACACCCTGCTCGTGCGGACGGCCGACGGCCTGCTCTCGGTGCGGCCGGACGGCACCTACGAGTCGGTCGACGGCCTGCCACCGGGTGCGGTGTACCCGGCGCGGAGCGGCGACCCCGTCTGTATCTACCGCGAGGACACGCTGTCGGTCCACCGACGGAGCGTCGACGTCGACGCGGTGACCGCGGCCCTCGCCGTCGACGCGATCGCCCCGGGCGAGCCGCTCGTCGTCGAGCTGACGAGCACGGCCGAGACGGCGGGGAGTGCGACGGTGACCATCGCGGTCGACGGTGCGACGACGGCCCGCCGGAGCGCGACGGTCGACCTGCCGGCGGACGACAGCACGACGGCCACCTTCGAGGTGACGAGCGTCGAGGACGTCGACGCGGCGGACGTCCGGGTCTCCGCCGACGGCGTGGCGCTGGCGACCGGGTCGGTCGACATCGAGCGACCGGACCCGCCTGAGGAGTCCGTCGACGCCGAGGTATCGGTCGATCGTGTCGAGGGGACGACCGTCCACGCGACGCTGTTCGTCCACAACGAGGGCGAGGTGCTCCAGGAGCTCCGGGTCCGCGAGGACGACCTCCACGTCGGCTCGGTCGCGCCGGGGGAGACCAGCCGCGTCGAGCTGACCGAGAGCTACACCCCCGGCGAGCCGGTCGAGCGAACGGTCGTCGACGACACCGGGACGACGGTCGCGACGGCGACGACCACGGCGACCGACGGCTCGGTCGCGGTGTCGGTCGACCCGACCGTCGGGGAGGCGTTCCTGTTCGTCGACGTGACCGTGGAGAACCCGACCGAGACGCGGGTCGCGGACACGCTCACCCTGGTGGGCGTCGGCGACGCGGGACCGGTCGAACGCACCGTCGACGCCGCACCGGGCGCGACGTGGACGCTCTCGGTCGCCTTCCCGGGGTACGTCGCCGACGGGCTCGACGGGAACGTGCTCCGCGCTCGGCTCGACGGTGCCGGCGTCGAGGACACGCACGAGCTCTCGCTCGGGACCAGCTTCGCCGGGATGGCGGGTCCGTCACCGGCCGGTGGGCGCGGCCAGTCCAGGGGTGCCGCACAGCCGGGCGGCGGTGCCCAGCACGGCGGAACCACAGGGCAGCAGTCCGTCGGTGGCGGACGGCCGGGCCACGCCGACAGCGGAGGGGGCGGTCGGGGCGACGCGGCCGGTGACTCGCCGTCCGTGTCGCTCCGGCGCGCCGTCGCGGACGACGAGCCGGCGGCGACCGAGGCGTTCCTCGAGTACCTCGCCGTCGACACGGAGGGACCGGTCGACGACCTCACGCTCGCGGTCGACGGCGAGCAGTTCCCGCTCGGCTCCTTCGACCGGGGGGAGGAGCGCCGATACCAGCGGGCCCACGCACTCGCCCGGCGTGGCCGCAGCCAGCTCACGCCCGTCGCCGCAACGGCGGGTGGCCACAGCCTCGCGGAGACCGGCGCGATGGACGTCGAGGTGCGGGACGGGCCGCTCGCGGTGCGTGCGACCGTCGACGCGAGCGCCCCGACGGTCCGGGTCCGTGGCACCGTCGAGAACCGGACGGACGAGTTCCTCTCGGTCGAGGGGGTCGACGTCACCTGGGTCGGCGGCTGGGACATCGACCCGCGCGGGGACGGGCTCGGCCCCGGTGAGACGGTCCGCTGGTCGGGCACCGTCCCCCACGAGGAGACCGAGCTGACCGACACCGACGATGTCGTGCCGATCACGGTCGAATACGACGGCAGCGGGCGGTTCCAGTCGCTCGCACCGGTCGAACGGGACGCCGGGACCGGGGCGTCCGTCGCGAGCCGGCTCGACCCCGGCATCGGCCGTGAGACCCACGTCGCCGACACCTACAGCAAGGTCGTCTGCAACCTGCGGAACGTCTCCGAGGAGCCCATCACGGAGCTCCAGCTCGCCGCGACCGGGGACCGGCTGAACGACATGATATACGTCGAGGAGACGATCCAGTCGCTCCAGCCCGGCGAGACGATCGAGCACTACGTCGACGTGAAGCCGGCCGAGAGCGACCGCGAGCTGGCCGTCGATCTGGTGGTCACCTGCGACGGCGAGACGGACCGCCTCACGCTCGGCGGGCCGGTCGCGGCCACCCCCGACGAGTGGGCGCGGTCGCACCTCGACGAGTGGACGGCGACCTGGGAGGACGACGAACCCGAGACGGAGCTGTCGGTCCCCGCACACCTCTCGACGGCGTTCGAGCAGACGGACTGA
- a CDS encoding DICT sensory domain-containing protein, which translates to MLDSLLDRVTRSDKRFTVYGRGDETDIERQFEAHSVVVDWQQLPPDGPEPFVVVAEGGEVVGVIPLEELEWLLTPPVVRPSDPTNIAPGYRVLFEVLDETVFTAMNRRQLLAVSHEIEDRARRVGNGRLHASFQHLSAFADQVEWYWTLGETDLDIHVYGAPDWEPPEIPGVTFHGYGDDVLERYWVVTFDGGTEELQACGLVGREFDETYDGFWTDDPHLVERIETELVAGAGPD; encoded by the coding sequence ATGCTGGACTCGCTTCTCGACCGCGTCACGCGGAGCGACAAGCGCTTCACCGTCTACGGTCGCGGGGACGAGACCGACATCGAACGACAGTTCGAGGCACACTCGGTGGTGGTCGACTGGCAGCAGCTCCCGCCCGACGGCCCGGAACCGTTCGTGGTCGTCGCGGAGGGCGGCGAGGTCGTCGGCGTCATCCCGCTCGAGGAGCTCGAGTGGCTGTTGACCCCGCCGGTCGTCCGTCCGTCCGATCCCACGAACATCGCACCGGGCTACCGGGTGCTGTTCGAGGTGCTCGACGAGACGGTGTTCACCGCGATGAACCGCCGCCAGCTCCTCGCGGTCAGCCACGAGATCGAGGACCGGGCACGCCGCGTCGGCAACGGGCGGTTGCACGCCAGCTTCCAGCACCTCTCGGCGTTCGCCGACCAGGTCGAGTGGTACTGGACGCTCGGCGAGACCGACCTCGACATCCACGTCTACGGCGCGCCGGACTGGGAGCCACCGGAGATACCCGGGGTGACGTTCCACGGCTACGGCGACGACGTGCTCGAACGGTACTGGGTCGTCACGTTCGACGGCGGGACCGAGGAGCTGCAGGCCTGCGGGCTCGTCGGCCGGGAGTTCGACGAGACGTACGACGGCTTCTGGACCGACGACCCCCACCTCGTCGAGCGCATCGAGACGGAACTCGTCGCGGGAGCGGGGCCCGACTGA
- a CDS encoding DUF7344 domain-containing protein: MGRNHSDQSGGDPRGETTAAGLADDQLYRGLAAAERRRVLYSLLTRGPSTVDELATLLAGWRATDRGRMVPADARRTLLTELIHVHLPLLEEAGLVVRDDDSGSIEVGPLDPAVEELVRESIAAESTPGG, translated from the coding sequence ATGGGCCGGAACCACTCGGACCAGAGCGGAGGCGACCCGCGAGGTGAGACCACGGCGGCCGGCCTCGCCGACGACCAGCTCTACCGGGGCCTCGCGGCGGCCGAGCGGCGGCGCGTCCTCTACTCGCTCCTGACGCGCGGGCCGTCGACCGTCGACGAGCTGGCGACGCTCCTCGCCGGCTGGCGCGCCACCGACAGGGGTCGGATGGTCCCCGCGGACGCCCGTCGGACGCTCCTGACCGAACTCATCCACGTCCATCTGCCGTTGCTCGAGGAGGCCGGCCTGGTGGTCCGCGACGACGACTCGGGCAGCATCGAGGTCGGCCCGCTCGACCCGGCGGTCGAGGAACTCGTCCGCGAGAGCATCGCCGCCGAGTCGACACCGGGGGGCTGA
- a CDS encoding carboxypeptidase-like regulatory domain-containing protein → MSWGTRATALLALAVLVATVAGVGAAVTPANDGAALAADVSVERTAPDTVSVTVVPDNETGNLSTVTLEIGGVDAAAETTVNETDAGTYEGELAVTALVPPDETAPLGGATVTVNAGETELGDDAVDLRYASLNGAVTTFEDGTVHLTPADVRGFATTAPVPVSVGDATVNASYDADAGALVLDGETLRSLDRQSLFEDRRIRVAPDEGVTASPTSVNVRHAAANASELVASGDSVAIANPLLSVLDAGGYHLDLTTESPNGQFAGPVEATETGIELPRTALASSVTATLAVGDAEGPRVLDGWTRQYASEPINVSVDRSYFAAETDGVSAMLLQRDGDVDRLGATREDGYYAVENGTSLPEGQTVLLVVETDGEQRIVSAQTVERTVAGAPNESSTNQADGNGSEGTATTTVAGTTTAATNATNATNATNTSAGGGFLPASYGVVDWGLLLGVGLLGGIIGTLILVVVRLIAGAAGPNGDPTNPKGAAVVLGAGGLFGLIGSLIVAFFVAGSSGAIDIVFAVLVGAVVGGLAGLALAGLLSWLGFWHFGEGAGTTTPDPVDVKVTLVDANGHRIREDADVVAKPTRGAGSRTTRSTDSGVVSMSLLPGGWQLTGAVGTQQRTDQLEVTDGRHTGEQAQLAFPRPGVQVTITDKLDGEPIPGARVTVEPDEGDDETAKTGRNGRVSVTLPYAASTATVRVDHPKYNAASNDCSLADDGPLELNVGLSRKTGRLSVTAEVDGVATEGLPVSIAPSEGDRYRVDERQGSRRTDERGRVRASDVFVGDYVVGLDVAGSQSDLFRTRTTEVAIHEGEPTNVTVEASFEWTVPQAMRDRVRRLRREVDGLSEQSGRDTAFPGYYGSVVDRLLDLVEALPQYGHLFATGEHRPGEVAEALLDAAEDGISRVNTAMTTKRNVDMFAACADMASVDLRWDGDVLTHEAYFDYVDADVDSDLTGRIERTRSRIDDERADLTEVEPATEMWEHARELFQETRREREPLVKAAQALLVAGLLDAVEHSFDRRELRERMKRTVF, encoded by the coding sequence ATGTCGTGGGGAACTCGCGCGACGGCGCTGCTCGCACTCGCTGTCCTCGTCGCCACGGTGGCCGGCGTCGGGGCGGCAGTCACGCCCGCGAACGACGGTGCGGCGCTCGCGGCGGACGTCTCCGTCGAACGGACCGCCCCCGACACCGTCTCGGTGACGGTCGTGCCGGACAACGAGACGGGGAACCTCTCGACGGTCACGCTCGAAATCGGCGGCGTCGATGCCGCTGCCGAGACGACCGTGAACGAGACCGACGCCGGCACCTACGAGGGCGAACTCGCCGTCACGGCACTCGTGCCGCCCGACGAGACGGCACCGCTCGGGGGTGCGACCGTGACGGTCAACGCCGGCGAGACCGAGCTCGGCGACGATGCAGTCGACCTCCGGTACGCCTCGCTGAACGGGGCGGTCACGACGTTCGAGGACGGCACGGTCCACCTCACGCCCGCCGACGTGCGCGGGTTCGCCACGACGGCTCCCGTGCCTGTGAGCGTCGGTGACGCGACCGTGAACGCGAGCTACGACGCCGACGCCGGCGCGCTGGTGCTCGACGGCGAGACGCTCCGGTCGCTCGACCGGCAATCGCTGTTCGAGGACCGCCGCATCCGCGTCGCCCCCGACGAGGGCGTGACGGCGTCGCCGACCTCGGTGAACGTGCGTCACGCCGCCGCGAACGCGAGCGAGCTCGTCGCCAGCGGCGACAGCGTCGCCATCGCGAACCCCCTGCTGTCGGTGCTCGACGCCGGCGGCTACCACCTCGACCTGACGACCGAGTCGCCGAACGGGCAGTTCGCCGGCCCCGTCGAGGCGACCGAGACGGGCATCGAGCTGCCGCGGACCGCACTCGCGTCGAGCGTGACTGCGACGCTGGCGGTGGGCGACGCCGAGGGCCCGCGTGTCCTCGACGGCTGGACGAGACAGTACGCGAGCGAACCCATCAACGTGAGCGTGGACCGGAGCTACTTCGCGGCCGAGACGGACGGCGTGTCGGCCATGCTGCTCCAGCGCGACGGTGACGTCGACCGGCTCGGAGCCACCCGGGAGGACGGCTACTACGCCGTCGAGAACGGGACGTCGCTGCCGGAGGGTCAGACGGTCCTGCTCGTCGTGGAAACTGATGGCGAGCAACGGATCGTCTCGGCGCAGACGGTCGAGAGGACCGTCGCCGGTGCGCCGAACGAGTCGTCGACGAACCAGGCCGACGGCAACGGGAGTGAGGGGACGGCCACGACCACGGTGGCCGGGACCACCACCGCTGCGACGAACGCGACGAACGCGACGAACGCGACGAACACCAGTGCCGGTGGTGGCTTCCTCCCCGCGAGCTACGGAGTCGTGGACTGGGGCCTCCTCCTCGGCGTCGGGCTGCTGGGCGGTATCATCGGGACGCTCATCCTCGTCGTCGTGCGGTTGATTGCAGGTGCCGCCGGCCCGAACGGCGATCCGACCAATCCGAAGGGTGCAGCGGTCGTGCTCGGTGCAGGTGGCCTGTTCGGGCTGATCGGATCTCTCATCGTCGCGTTCTTCGTCGCCGGTTCCAGCGGAGCCATCGACATTGTCTTTGCCGTGCTCGTCGGCGCGGTCGTCGGCGGGCTCGCCGGGCTCGCGCTCGCCGGACTCCTGTCCTGGCTCGGCTTCTGGCACTTCGGCGAGGGTGCCGGGACGACCACCCCCGACCCGGTCGACGTGAAGGTGACGCTGGTCGACGCCAACGGCCACCGCATCCGCGAGGACGCGGACGTCGTCGCCAAACCGACCCGCGGTGCCGGCTCGCGGACCACGCGGTCGACCGACTCCGGCGTCGTGAGCATGTCGCTGTTACCCGGTGGCTGGCAGCTGACCGGTGCGGTCGGCACCCAGCAGCGGACCGACCAGCTCGAGGTGACGGACGGCAGGCACACCGGGGAGCAGGCCCAGCTCGCGTTCCCCCGACCGGGTGTCCAGGTGACCATCACCGACAAGCTGGACGGGGAACCCATCCCCGGGGCACGCGTCACGGTCGAACCGGACGAGGGCGACGACGAGACCGCCAAGACCGGCCGGAACGGCCGTGTCAGCGTGACGCTCCCGTACGCGGCCTCGACCGCCACCGTGCGCGTCGACCACCCGAAGTACAACGCCGCGAGCAACGACTGCTCGCTGGCCGACGACGGCCCGCTCGAACTGAACGTCGGGCTGAGCCGGAAGACCGGCCGCCTGTCGGTGACCGCGGAGGTCGACGGTGTGGCGACCGAGGGGCTCCCGGTCTCCATCGCACCCAGCGAGGGCGACCGCTACCGCGTCGACGAACGACAGGGATCGCGCCGGACCGACGAGCGCGGCCGGGTCAGGGCGTCGGATGTCTTCGTCGGCGACTACGTCGTCGGCCTCGACGTCGCCGGCTCGCAGTCGGACCTGTTCCGGACCCGGACGACCGAGGTCGCCATCCACGAGGGCGAGCCGACGAACGTGACCGTCGAGGCGTCGTTCGAGTGGACGGTGCCCCAGGCGATGCGGGACCGGGTCCGGCGGCTCCGTCGCGAGGTCGACGGCCTCTCCGAGCAGTCGGGCCGCGACACGGCGTTCCCCGGCTACTACGGGAGCGTCGTCGACCGCCTGCTCGACCTGGTCGAGGCACTCCCGCAGTACGGCCACCTGTTCGCGACCGGGGAGCACCGGCCGGGCGAGGTCGCCGAGGCACTGCTGGACGCCGCCGAGGACGGTATCTCGCGGGTGAACACGGCGATGACGACCAAGCGCAACGTCGACATGTTCGCCGCGTGTGCCGACATGGCGAGCGTCGACCTCCGGTGGGACGGGGACGTGCTCACCCACGAGGCGTACTTCGACTACGTCGATGCCGACGTGGACAGCGACCTGACCGGCCGCATCGAGCGGACCCGGTCGCGGATCGACGACGAACGGGCGGACCTGACCGAGGTGGAGCCGGCGACGGAGATGTGGGAGCACGCCAGGGAGCTGTTCCAGGAGACCAGACGCGAGCGCGAGCCGCTCGTAAAGGCCGCACAGGCGCTCCTCGTCGCCGGACTGCTCGACGCGGTCGAGCACAGCTTCGACCGCCGCGAGCTCAGGGAACGGATGAAGCGGACGGTGTTCTGA
- a CDS encoding cell division protein FtsZ has product MSETCKICVSPRGEWDHDTLEGHIAHEHRDEPKSVEQVYPDLYDPIFVEERYWDEEEEADEEPVPGAGNGNGASAASQTDLGLSSVGKKWYVIGVGGAGNHIVDAILLRRNTLADENEERVRIWEGGLAGAGVLNTNVAEIEETYYAQEEKGYNRHDIVANCIIGQGVHNYAGAGYRWDHGRDFVLADFEDGGNPFQERWDTNPVELRDSQAIMFVHSVTKGTGCGSTPVIAEKLREAVLDDDKVVGKPIFSSVVIPSEYADRSGRAMVNGVIGMARTAASVDAIVPFDNRKLREATQDIEPRIHGVERYNPPEFADLNKPLVAFLEAFTMSSIPQVVEQETDLSIRGEVFDPADSFRPVQDKYPFDPDRAYNPAVVLAPVLGKIHANSFDRSKLQMLARKALFQNKLADFDPTTAWGGTFLVYGPEEKMSKVAPLVNDGVLTEVLGSPDFLDRDNVAGVETVDIHTHQLVTPYLDDVFLWGTLWNPEMPSLEEMYEHALTMKQDGNSQLSAGVREVWDKVEPLFDCLGRKNMP; this is encoded by the coding sequence ATGTCTGAAACGTGTAAAATCTGTGTCTCTCCACGTGGTGAGTGGGACCACGACACGCTGGAGGGCCACATCGCTCACGAGCATCGAGACGAACCGAAGTCGGTAGAACAGGTGTACCCGGACCTCTACGACCCGATATTCGTGGAGGAGCGGTACTGGGACGAGGAGGAGGAGGCCGACGAGGAACCAGTTCCGGGAGCCGGCAACGGCAACGGTGCGAGCGCCGCGTCGCAGACGGACCTCGGGCTCTCCTCGGTGGGGAAGAAGTGGTACGTCATCGGCGTCGGTGGCGCGGGGAACCACATCGTCGACGCGATCCTGCTGCGTCGGAACACCCTCGCCGACGAGAACGAGGAACGGGTCCGCATCTGGGAGGGCGGGCTCGCGGGGGCGGGCGTGCTGAACACGAACGTCGCGGAGATCGAGGAGACCTACTACGCCCAGGAGGAGAAGGGCTACAACCGCCACGACATCGTCGCGAACTGCATCATCGGGCAGGGTGTCCACAACTACGCCGGGGCGGGCTACCGCTGGGACCACGGCCGTGACTTCGTGCTCGCGGACTTCGAGGACGGCGGCAACCCGTTCCAGGAGCGCTGGGACACGAACCCGGTGGAGCTGCGCGACTCGCAGGCCATCATGTTCGTCCACAGCGTGACGAAGGGGACCGGCTGTGGCTCGACGCCGGTCATCGCGGAGAAACTCCGCGAGGCGGTGCTCGACGACGACAAGGTCGTCGGAAAACCGATCTTCTCGTCGGTCGTCATCCCCAGCGAGTACGCCGACCGCTCCGGTCGGGCGATGGTCAACGGCGTCATCGGGATGGCCCGCACCGCGGCCAGCGTGGACGCCATCGTCCCGTTCGACAACCGGAAGCTGCGCGAGGCGACACAGGACATCGAGCCGCGTATCCACGGCGTCGAGCGGTACAACCCGCCGGAGTTCGCGGACCTGAACAAGCCGCTGGTGGCGTTCCTCGAGGCGTTCACGATGTCCTCCATCCCGCAGGTCGTCGAGCAGGAGACCGACCTCTCCATCCGCGGCGAGGTGTTCGACCCGGCGGACAGTTTCCGACCGGTGCAGGACAAGTACCCGTTCGACCCGGACCGGGCGTACAACCCCGCTGTCGTGCTCGCGCCGGTGCTCGGGAAGATCCACGCGAACTCGTTCGACCGGTCGAAGCTCCAGATGCTCGCCCGGAAGGCGCTGTTCCAGAACAAGCTCGCGGACTTCGACCCGACGACGGCGTGGGGCGGGACGTTCCTCGTCTACGGCCCGGAGGAGAAGATGTCGAAGGTCGCGCCGCTCGTCAACGACGGCGTGCTGACGGAGGTGCTGGGCAGTCCGGACTTCCTCGACCGCGACAACGTCGCCGGCGTCGAGACGGTGGACATCCACACGCACCAGCTGGTGACGCCGTACCTCGACGACGTCTTCCTCTGGGGGACGCTCTGGAACCCGGAGATGCCCTCCCTGGAGGAGATGTACGAGCACGCGCTGACGATGAAGCAGGACGGCAACAGCCAGCTCTCGGCAGGCGTCCGCGAGGTGTGGGACAAGGTGGAACCGCTGTTCGACTGCCTCGGCCGGAAGAACATGCCCTGA